GTCAAGGGCTCCGTATTTTTTGGCAAACCTTGGTAGCTAGATTGTCAAGGTCAGTCAGTTAAATTTTGGTTGATTTTTGAAAGGTCACAATTTGAAGacattgatttaaaataatgtgaaagTGTCTGTAATTTCTTAAGGCAGTATGCCCAAAAACACGGATCTGAATTCTATCAAATAAACATTGTGACGGATGGGGCGCCAACCTCGTACACCCTGGCATGGATCGACCCTTGTGCTAGTTTCTGTTTTCACTGGCACTAATGCGCGCAGCTACCTTGAAAGGTGTTACTGGCTAGCTCCAGGTTTTGGTTTGAATTGTGTGCAACATTCTTGATtcttgaaaaagaaagcaaatgcTACAGGTGGCAAACCCTTGCTGCGCTTTAGAACGTGAGGTTAGAAATTCCACTTGTGATTAGTCAGTGAGCTGCTTACATGGTACTGCAGAGGTATTAAACCATGTGATGTTTCAAACTGTTGCAGTATGCCAATGAACAATTCCATATGGCTTCTCTTCCCTTTGATCTGATCTGTGGCACATCTTTTAATGGGCAGTTTTTCACTGAATATGTGCGCATAATTAAAATAAGATAACCCAAGAGGTGCCCTTCTGCAGGGTGTGCACAACAGCTTGGTAGCCAATAGGACGATGTGAGAAACAGACATGGTGTGTTTTGTGCCACTGTTACAATATGCTCGAAAGTGGAAGCTATACATTATTTTTGAAGTAAAGGAATGAATGTAGTCACTCATGGCTGGTTTTCATGATTAGACTGGTACATGCTTTCCGGATCCCTGCCCTCCAGCTGCACACCACTGGGTCGGCGATGGGGGCAACAGTAGAGGATTTCAACCATGCCAAGGCCCAGCTCGGCACGCTAAAAAAGGACCCGGGCAATGAGATCAAACTCAAGATCTACGCCCTCTTCAAACAGGTGAAGCCATCTGGAGGCCTTTTCTTTGTCTCAATCATGAGTGTGACTCCGTATTTTTGGGTAGCCTTGGTAGCTGGAACGTCTAATGAAGGGTCTGGTGCCTTACAGACACATCAGGGGTAGTTTAGATGGTGAGAAGTGCAGAAGCATGAGGAACGCTTAGTTAAACAGTGTTTAAGGGTGTGGGTTAGTTTGTGCAATTATTAAACTCCTTTTCCTTCCATCTCCTCTTCCACTTTCTACCCACCTTATCTGTTTCCTTTCCTATTTCCTTTTATCCTTTccatctccctcttctccttttctgcTTCTCCTTGCCTTGCCtcccttttctgtctgtttgaacAGGCGACGCAGGGACCCTGTAACACCCCCAAGCCGGGCATGCTGGACTTTGTCAACAAGGCCAAGTGGGATGCATGGAAGTCTCTGGGTGATGTGTCACAGGTAGACTGCTCTACtccactgaaaaatgtttgttgGCTGTGTCCTAATTTGCAGTGAACGGTGTCATGTAGGTTTGCATAGCCATGACTCCCAAGAAACTGCCATTTATTGtgtcatcaaaaaaaaaacaccaagaaaAGCAGATAAGCACAAATCAGAATCGGAACACATTACGGCAGTAAGGAATATTAACACAACTTTCTTCTCATGGTTCAATTTTTTCGTTGACCTAGGAATGTAGGTAACATCACTTATTTAACAGTAAAAGTAAGTGTTTAGTAATTAATAAAGgacagcaaatgcaaaaaataagtCACTAAGTTACACATGTCAGTGTTGTTTAATACTATCACTATTTGAATCAGAAGGACTGAAGTTCATTACAAGTGTTTTTCCCACCCCTTGGGAGTAAGGGACTGCTTAAGGCTAGCTAACTCTCACAGTGTTGCTGTCTAGTTCCACACGATCCTGTAACcatgacagctgtgtgctgtgcttgcTTACCCGCCCCTCCCAGGACGAGGCCAGACAACAGTATGTGGACTTGATATCTTCCCTGGTGGCTGCCGAAGGGCCTGCCAAGGTTGCAGCGGAGCCTGCTGGGAgcaccgccgccgccgcctTCGAGACGCTGCTGGTCACCACGGAGGACAACATCACCACTATCCGCCTTAACAGGCCGCAGAAGAAGAACGCCATCACAATACAAGTGAGAGGCTCTTGCTGCATCGTGCCTCTGTGTCCTGATTTTAGGGGCCCACGCAGTGCCTGCTTTATACTGTAGGCCGATTAATCCCACCATCATTACCACATTACCGTGACCTCACCGTCCTCgctaaaaaaagattttgagtGCGTTGTCTGTTGTAATAAGGCCAAAGTTACAAGAACTAAAAAGTTGTGAAACTCTGCTCTCAGACAAGGGTAGGCAGTCTAGTGTGCCAGAGCAGttcacattaacaaaaaaattcagatcTAGAAGAATGTACTGAACTGCCTTTTAAATCAGGCAGATAATGTGTATAATATGAATTATAGAACAGAGCTCCAGTGAAGACTGGTCTTGCCAAGCTCTTTCTCTGTGGGAATGTGCAATGTTTTataagacagacacacagatgaaatatgtttgcattaaaaagaaaaaaaggaaataagtTTTTCTTTATGTCTTCCAGATGTACAATGAAATTATTAAGGCTCTGGAGCTTGCAGGGAAAGACGACTCAGTCATCACCGTACTCACAGGtaatgcagctgctgttgcaTTTTGGGGGTTGGTTTTAGTCACCTCATATCTCTTTTTTACTGCGTCATGATTTAGGGGTAGAGGTTCATTTTGGGAGGACTGTTTAAGGTACTTCATGATTTCCTTTCCTTCCATGAAGTCCTTATGATTTTTACCCATAAAGCACATTTGGCCGGTGAAATACGTTGGTATAAATCAAATGACAGTAATAGAGATGTAGAGCAGTTCTCGTCTTTCATCAAGTGATAATTTTAACTAATCAGCTCATTCTGACCCGGGATATACCTCAGAAGGTGTTCGTTGTGGTTGTGTTTCACTGTCTGAGACGTCCTTCTAACGTCTTGTCTTCATCAACTTTATCTGCTTTACTGTTTTTCAAGGCAGTGGAGATTTCTACTCCAGTGGCAATGATTTGAACAACTTCACAAAAATTCCAGAGGGCGGGATTGAGCAAATGGCCAAAGACTCAGGAGAGTTGCTTAGGTAAGCACTGACTATGAGAGCCAAGTGTTTCAACCTCAGGAGAGTTATATCAAATTGAAACAAAACCAGTCCGGCTGGTGATGATAGTGAGTAGTTAAGTAAGTGAGGTGAGTAGTTAAAGTACATGTGTTATTTAGCATTTAACTTTACCAGGCGATCTGGAATGTATAGAGCAGAAATCACAGGTTGAAGTCAGAGGAGTAGATTAGTTAGCACAGTGTTAAACAAGAACAGCGCGGGGTGAAATGGCCCACAAACAGCAAGCATATAGAATGTTGCATTGTTAGAAATACGATGTTAAAAAATTCTTTAGGTCTGCTACCTTAGCTGAAACTTTCGCCTGAACTGCCTTACAAGTGATAATCTTTCAACAGGGGGTTTGTGAAAGCCTTCATCGACTTCCCCAAGCCCTTGATTGCCGTGATCAATGGGCCAGCTGTCGGGGTGTCTGTTACGCTGCTTGGGCTCTTCGATGTGGTGTATGCAACTGAGAAGGTGAAGTGTGACTTGATTTTTCAGAAGAATACACACGCATTTTGTAACCGGATTTGTTGCACTGGGATTATTGTCTAACAGTGCTCTAACACTGGGTGCGCCTCAGTTACTCCAAGGGACTTCTGTTCACAACCAACCAACGGACTCATTTATcattaaactgcattattttaCTCAACAAGAAGAACGAAGCTTCATGTTTGTGCTACCTGGTATGAAAAACGCTGATAATTAAGTGttaatgttttcagtgaagCGCTCCACTAATTGTTTTAAGCGATGTCGGAAAACCAGAGCAGGCCTGCTGGGATTGTTTGCAGGCAGCAGTGCCTGGCCAGCCTGCTCCCAGATATCCAGGTTTCATTCCCCGTCTCTCATGTTCCTCTCTGCAGGCGACGTTCCACACCCCGTTCAGCCAGCTGGGACAGAGTCCAGAGGGCTGCTCCTCATACACCTTTCCCAAAATGATGGGCGTGGCAAAGGTGATATCGCCGTCCTGCTCATTTCTGCTCACAGCTTCTCAAACTCCGCTGAGCGCACAGGTCCTTTGGACTTTGGGACAGGAGTCCACACATCTACACTTGCACTGAAGCACATACAGACGTAATGGTATCATTAGTTACGAAGCACCTTAGCTAGTTATGTCAGCCTGCACTTTGCCTTAAAATAACCAGAGTTTTAAACTAGGGGCATTTACAAAACTATGCTAAATCAGTTGACTGGCGTTGCTTTCTTCACTGACTTTTGTGGgctactgtacatactgtatagcTTTCCACCCATTGAAGCTTACCTGGGAGTGGGCGAAAATAGAATCGGAGCTTAAACTGTTCATATTGGCAATGAATAAAACTTTATGAACAAACCACTGTTTAACCTCTGTCTTGggcgtgtacggtcacaccagtgtgattagccctcCTGTGCGTACACTCAGACCGGTGTGATTAGagcactagattggaaaaattctagctaacgttagcttttgGGAAACAAAGTTAGAAAGTATACCAGttgcggcggtgaaaactatgagaaacttaataacgctaatgaaaagataatgaaccatgtaaagTAACGTGTGCTACATAGCAAAAAATAAGTcacgtacgaaagggttaaggTTGGGGAAATGCTTGGTCCATCGATGCTTCAAATTGTAAAAAGATGGGAAAAATATTAGTACATAAGCGAGTAAGTGCAGAAAAGATAAAATGTGTAATCTGACCCTGTAAGAATTATATTCTAGTTGTggctctttcattttaatttaaaatgcagatatCCATGGTGTCCTCTCAATTTACTGAATAGTTCAATTACTTCTAATTGGATGCTTGAAAACCTTCAGTTTCAGTAGCAATGGGTCTTGGGTTGCTCCTGTCTacttgctttctctctgcatACAGCTTTGTGGTTCATGCCACTGTGTGAACGTGTCAGAGCCGCTGTCTAAACCACAGGTTCTCTGTGTCCCAGGCCAGTGAGATGCTGCTCTTCAATAAGAAGCTGACGGCCACCGAGGCGTGCCAGCGGGGCCTGGTCACCGAGGTCTTCCCCGACAGCAGCTTCCAGACGGAGGTGTGGACGAGGCTGAAGGCCTACGCCCAGCTGCCCAGGAATGTATGTGTCCCCTTCTCTGCCAGGCTATAATGATAGGGATTGCTCTTTGTCTGAAAACCGTTCAGATAGCGTAGGTAATGGTAAATGTAAGACAAGGTGCTCCACGTCGTCCGTTGAACCGTATCTTTCTTGTGTAATAGTCTCTCCGCTACATTCAGTACAACAAACCAAACGCTTTCAAAACATCAGTGTATTTGTCTAtacccattttttttcccagttaattgaattaaatcaaACTTGCAATGTGTGGATGCCCACATGGATGCCTATGCTCTTTTAGGAATACTAAGAGATAATAAAAAGTGATTCTGAGAGGAACATATTTAGGCAGCTACCTTTCTCAGTTTTCCACATTAAGTAATGTCACCGTAGCTCACCTTTTAAGATAAGCTGTTGacactgctctccacagcaggTTTTCTAAGGCAGGTTTGTTAATTAACCTGATGCACTGATCCCATTTAGTCTCTTGTAAGAGTTTGTGGGGAGTCCATGTATTTCCAGTTTGCTTAAAATCTGAGAGGCCAAACCACCTGTATTGGATCTCACCACTTTCAGTGCCAGGGGTATTTGTGAATTCAGTAAATCTAATCACTTGCCATGGCTCTGTAATCACTCAttctaatgtaatctaatggtttaatgcactcgttagCTCTACCAGCTACCTtgcaccttgtctggccaaccactgaaacctggtcatgcagcacttctgttattgttgactccttatggttttttgcttgtgttgcactcttcctcacttgtaagtcgctttggattaAAGCAtatgccaaatgaacaaatgtaataaatgtaatgatgtaatgtcgTTCATTCATAAAGGTTTCTCTGTATACCCCTTTCGGCCCTGCAGTCTCTGGCGCTGTCTAAACAGCTGGTGCGCGTGGTGGAGAAAGAACGCCTCCACGCGGTCAACGACCAGGAGGTGGAGCGGCTCGTGGAGCGCTGGCTTTCGGACGAGTGCATGAACGCCATCATGAGTTTCTTCCAGGCCAAGGCCCGGCTGTGAGGCCCCGCCCGGGCCGGGCCCGAGGACCTGCTTCCTGGGGCTccacaccctcccccaccctccagccagacagtgcagtgtctgtgccCATCCAGAGTGCTAACCTACAGAGAGCCTGCCTTCTAATACTGCAGTGTAAATTTCAGAGTATTTCATAGTCTCAGAACTCTGAAAAGGTTTAGAAATGGTggttttttaatatttgaagaACTCACAGGACTTATTTCTGCGATTCACGCAGATTTTGCCAGTACGTAGGGAATTGGggttaatgttaatgttgtgtGGGGTGATTTGCTTCAAAGCACAGAACCACTCAAGCCTTCAGCAAGACTTCTGATGTGTTTAACATGAAGATGATCAGTGCCTTTCTCATGTAGTATCTATGTTATTCCAGAGCTGGGCATACCGCTTTGACTGCATGGACTGTTGGTGTGGGGGTCCCACCTCACAGTTAGTGGGAACTgatttctgtcttttgttttaataagtCTGACTATTCCTTTTATGTCTTGCCTTGCTGTGTTGTTAACAGATTTCTACCTTATGTACATGATGTACTCATAGGTTGTTCACTCAAGGCTGCATCATCATAAATGCACTGGTAATTATGCATTGAGGATCGGTAGGAGcgttgtgtgtttgttcagttATGTCAGTGGATCAGTCCATTCAGTGGCTTTATCACACGTCCTGAAATAAAGCAATGCACTAAAGAACGTTTAATAACCCATGTTAATTCCAATTTCAGTATCATCATTAGTAAATGGCAGTCTTGTCTGTCACCTGAATAAAGATATCAAGTATAATGTCAGCTATGTGTTCTATGAACAAAGGTACTGTATCGGATCTCTTATTTCTTTTCCATGACTGGATGAATGTTTCACATACTGCCAGTTGCAGTAAGGCCAGTTGTTTTATGTAATTACTCAGTAACACTGCgtgaaaataatatttctacattttgttttaaaaagaagatTTCAGGGTATTAAGAACAATTAAAAACTTTATTTCAAATAAGTGTCTTGATGGTGTCTGAGTCCATGTAAAAGTGAAGAGTTGAGTGGCCAAAAAATGGCCACAGACCAGTCTTCAtgggtttgtctttttttggtaTCGAGATGCCCCAGCTCACAGATGCATTACACTGttttcatatcatatcataGCGCCAGGCACAGCTTGTTCGTCGTACatatccattgatacagctcAGTAATTACATGGACGGTTTTGGTTATTCGTCTTGCTGGGGGTACAGCAATGACTCACTCGAGATTTGCACTGACAAGTTTCAGGTTGAAAGCTAGGTTCACTAGGTTAACCACTACTAATCAGTGTAACATCTCAAAGACAACTTAATCTGTCTGTGCATGGGCACCCATCTGTAGTGTTAGGAACTGGTGATCCAAAGCTGTATATTTTGGTGTTTATTTGGAACATTCTTCTAGATATTGTTGAAGAAATTTCTGCTTCATTATACAATTTTGAATGATCATCAAAAGCAGTTAGAGGCCTTAAACACATGATCGTCCCATTAAATGAATCAGGACTATGGTTCAGGAGATTGAACACTGgtattaataatgtaaaaatacttgcaaaatttttgattttgccaaaaaaagtgttaatgtTTCAACAATGAATTACCCCAACTGGTCACCCAGGGACGTAAACCATTTGAAGTGAAATAAGGGAAGCATTAAATGCTGTTGAGCACACAAATATGTAAGCTGTATTAAGTATGATTTAAAACTATCACCTCTTGATGAGTATCTGGTACAGGGCACACACTATATTGCACAGCAAgcattgattaaaataatagAGCATCAGGAGCCTATCTTCAATGTTTAAGTAGTGAGCTTGATTTAAATAGGTAAGTTTTTaagtatttcataaaaataatgaagcagTTGCTGTGTTGTTATAAAGATTTCCACTAGAGGGCAAGATATACCAGAAAGTACATGCTGACACAGTCTAAATCATATTCATGTTTATGACTTTATGAACtgagaaatatgaaatgttgtAGAAATTGTAGAATTTTGGCACTTTTTTTATCTCCAGGATTTTACTTGTTCTTCAACCCACACGGTAATTTAATTGGCTCAATAATTCAATTATAAAAGACTTGGCTGCAGCACAATCCGCTGAGGCTCTTAAAGTGGTACTCGAGCATGAGTTCCATTGGTCTTTCTGTTAGTGTGTTGgtatgtctgtctttctctctggaTCCAGGCCGAGGTGTTCTTCCTCAATTCCCAAACAGATGCACTAAATTAtacatacagtgccttgaaaaggTATCCTGCCCCCAAcctgtttttcacacaaatgGTGTCTACAACCTGAGATTTTGACTAAttagacagattttttttaaattgtgaatcACTCAAATCTGCAACAGTGCagcccaaaaaaaga
The nucleotide sequence above comes from Megalops cyprinoides isolate fMegCyp1 chromosome 2, fMegCyp1.pri, whole genome shotgun sequence. Encoded proteins:
- the eci2 gene encoding enoyl-CoA delta isomerase 2, mitochondrial; amino-acid sequence: MAVPFCLVSPWRFVRSARLVHAFRIPALQLHTTGSAMGATVEDFNHAKAQLGTLKKDPGNEIKLKIYALFKQATQGPCNTPKPGMLDFVNKAKWDAWKSLGDVSQDEARQQYVDLISSLVAAEGPAKVAAEPAGSTAAAAFETLLVTTEDNITTIRLNRPQKKNAITIQMYNEIIKALELAGKDDSVITVLTGSGDFYSSGNDLNNFTKIPEGGIEQMAKDSGELLRGFVKAFIDFPKPLIAVINGPAVGVSVTLLGLFDVVYATEKATFHTPFSQLGQSPEGCSSYTFPKMMGVAKASEMLLFNKKLTATEACQRGLVTEVFPDSSFQTEVWTRLKAYAQLPRNSLALSKQLVRVVEKERLHAVNDQEVERLVERWLSDECMNAIMSFFQAKARL